In Streptococcus uberis, a single window of DNA contains:
- a CDS encoding Cof-type HAD-IIB family hydrolase, with the protein MEIKVFATDMDGTFLNSQNDYDRAFFKATFDKLIKDGKKFVAISGNQYYQIKGFFEEVADHMTIVGENGAFIVEQGELLQTSPIEMEVVEKVIAYLDRNDLSPESVVCGEQAAYILKTASQENKDYFGTYYTKMVEVDSFQDLPEDAILKFSFNTPLDTTEEIIDMLNQTLSDQVIAVATGHGNVDVMRKGINKGSAMRFLLDRWGLEANQLMAFGDSDNDLEMLALTEHSYAMMNANDKVKKQATFLTSSNDDNGVLVAINKML; encoded by the coding sequence ATGGAAATCAAGGTTTTTGCGACTGATATGGATGGAACCTTTTTGAATAGTCAAAACGACTATGATAGAGCTTTTTTTAAGGCTACTTTTGATAAACTTATTAAAGACGGCAAAAAATTTGTTGCGATAAGTGGGAATCAATATTATCAAATAAAGGGCTTCTTTGAAGAGGTTGCAGATCACATGACTATTGTTGGTGAGAATGGTGCTTTTATTGTTGAGCAAGGAGAGCTTTTACAAACCAGTCCTATTGAGATGGAAGTGGTTGAAAAAGTGATTGCTTACTTGGACCGTAATGATCTATCGCCAGAATCAGTTGTTTGTGGTGAGCAAGCAGCTTATATTTTAAAAACAGCTAGTCAAGAAAATAAGGATTATTTTGGGACCTACTATACTAAAATGGTTGAGGTGGATTCTTTTCAAGATTTACCTGAAGATGCTATCTTAAAATTTTCTTTTAATACCCCTTTAGATACGACTGAAGAGATTATCGACATGCTGAACCAAACACTTTCTGATCAGGTCATTGCAGTAGCAACCGGTCATGGCAACGTGGATGTGATGCGAAAGGGAATAAATAAAGGTTCTGCTATGCGTTTTCTCCTAGACAGATGGGGGTTAGAAGCTAATCAATTGATGGCTTTTGGTGATAGCGACAATGATTTGGAAATGTTAGCCTTGACAGAACATTCTTATGCTATGATGAATGCCAATGACAAGGTTAAAAAGCAGGCGACTTTCCTGACCTCATCCAATGATGATAATGGGGTTTTGGTGGCCATTAATAAAATGCTATAA